A single Acetivibrio cellulolyticus CD2 DNA region contains:
- a CDS encoding SymE family type I addiction module toxin, which translates to MVCLGSVSKFWMDECLEVRVSGSWLKDFGFEYGHKVVVEVTAGQIVIKAVQIEDMDAVEGEET; encoded by the coding sequence ATGGTGTGTTTAGGTTCAGTAAGCAAGTTTTGGATGGACGAGTGCCTTGAGGTCAGGGTCAGTGGTTCATGGCTCAAGGATTTCGGTTTTGAGTATGGGCACAAGGTAGTCGTTGAGGTTACCGCAGGTCAGATAGTCATTAAGGCTGTTCAGATTGAGGATATGGATGCAGTAGAAGGTGAAGAGACATGA